Genomic window (Salinibacterium sp. M195):
GGCTGGAGATTCAGCAGCCACAGGGAGTGAGAATGGACACCGCACAGCGGGCCGTCGGCGTTCAACTCACCAATGTGTCCAAAAGTTTCGGTCCCGCCGGCGACCGCACGCTCGTGCTCGACGATATCAACCTGTCCATCACGATGGGCGAGTTCGTCACCGTGATCGGGCCAAGCGGCAGTGGCAAGTCCACTCTGCTGAAAACTGTTGCCGGCTTGCTCCCGATCGACAGTGGCACCGTAATGGTGGAGGGGATGACGGTAGACGCGGCCACGAAGAACAAAATGGTCGGTCTTGTTCCGCAGTCTCCTGCGCTGCTGCCGTGGCGCACCGTGCTCGACAACGTGCGATTGCCGCTGACCGTCAATCCGCGGGGCAACACGAACCGAGTGCTGCTCGATCCGCAGCAGATTCTGGAGTCATTCGGCCTGGGGTCTGAGCTCTCGAAGTATCCGGGCCAGCTTTCGGGGGGAATGCAGCAGCGGGTCGCGATTGCTCGCGCCTTCGTGTTCAATCCGAGCGTGCTGCTCATGGATGAACCGTTTTCGGCTCTCGACGAGATGAACCGTGAACAGCAACGCGTTGGCCTGCTCGATTTTTGGCAATCCAATCGCAAGGCTGTCCTCTTTGTCACGCACTCCGTGCCGGAAGCGATCATGCTTTCTGACCGCATTGTCGTGATGGGGGGAGCGCCAGGTCACATCGCCGAGATAGTTTCTGTTGATCTTCCGCGACCCCGTGGCATCGACGTTTACGAATCTGCTGCGTTTCGGGAGCTCGAAGATCGACTGCGTCATACTCTGCGCAATGTGAGGGGCGCGGCACGTGGCTAAGCGTCAGAACCGGGCCGGCGGTCGTCTGAAGTGGCTGCCCGCCACCATAACCTTCCTCATTGCAGCGGTTCTCTGGCAGGTGACGGCGCTCGCGAATCCCTTTGTCATCCCGACCCTCGACCAAATCGGGCTGAGTCTTGTCACCGATGCGGATACGTACTGGCGCAACTCCCTGGTAACGGGGCTTGAGGTTGTGATTGGCGCGAGTGCTGGCATCCTTCTCGGATTCTTGGTGGCCATCATCATGGCGGAGTTTCGCCTCATGGAACGTGCCGTCATGCCGCTCGTTGTTGTGGTGATGGTGACCCCGATCGTCGCCCTCGCCCCGGCGCTGGTTGTCGCGTTCGGGTTCGGGATTATGCCCAAGTTTGTGGTGACTGCGCTTGTTGTGTTCTTTCCGATGCTCATCAATTCTTTGGCCGGGCTGCGTGATGTGGATGATCAGGCTCTCGACGTGATGAAGACGCTCCATGCCAGCCGCTGGGAAATTTTTCGTGACCTTCGCTTCACGGGGTCTCTCCCCTATGTCTTTGCGGGCTTGCGCATTGCGCTTCCGCTCGCCGTGGTCGGTGCCTCGGTCGCGGAGTTTGTGGCGGCGGGTCAGCAGGCCGGTCTTGGCTCACTCGTCACGATCGCCGCTGCTCAAGCCAACTTGCCTGTCACGTGGGCGAGCATCACGTTGCTCTGCGTGATGGGCGTAATTCTGATTTCTACGCTCGCCTTTGTGCGCACTCGAGTGCTCTGGTGGAACGACGGCGCAGCCAAGGACCTCTAAGCACTTTTGTCGCCATCCCGCGGCGCGGCCAGCTGTGGGGAAGACCCCTCATTCCTCGCCAGATCTCGCTAGTCTTAGGCCATGCTTCTCAGTGATCGCGACATCCGGGCCGAACTTGCCACTGGCCGTATTGGCCTCGACCCGCTCGATCTTGACATGGTGCAACCGTCGAGTGTTGATGTGCGGCTCGACCGCTTCTTCCGCCTCTTCGACAACCACAAGTACCCGTTCATTGATCCGGCCGTCGACCAGCCCGATCTGACTCACCTGATGGAAGTGGATGCCGACCAGCCGTTCATTCTTCACCCCGGTGAGTTTGTGCTCGGTTCCACTTTCGAGCTCGTGACTTTGCCCGATGACGTCGCCGCACGTCTCGAGGGCAAGAGCTCGCTCGGGCGACTCGGTCTGCTCACGCACTCCACGGCAGGTTTCGTTGATCCCGGATTCTCGGGTCACGTCACCCTCGAGCTCAGCAACGTGGCGACGCTGCCCATCAAGCTCTGGCCCGGTATGAAAATCGGGCAGCTCTGCTTCATCCGGACCAGCTCGCCGGTGGAATCGCCTTACGGGTCTGGCCAGTACGGTTCGCGTTACCAGGGTCAACGTGGGCCAACAGCGAGCCGCAGCTTCCAGAACTTCCACCGCACTGATGTGCGGGCGAATGACGCGGGATCTCTCGGCGGCTAGTTTCTTAGATCACGATTAGGTGAGGGATCTTCTTTTTGCCATCGTCGTCGCTTATTGTTTCCCCCATGAACTCATTCGGACGCAGAGAAGTACACTCGGCACGACTCGTCGGTCGCGGAATTATCGCCGCAGCGGCCGCCACTCTGGTGATAGTTTCCTTGGCCGGCTGCTCGCCTGCTGGCGGCGGCGGTGACGTTCCGGACGCCCCGAAACCGAGTTCTGCGGAACCCAGTGCAGAACCAGTGGCAGAGCCACTAGTGATTCCGAGCTGCGAGCAAATGCTGCCCGTTGCCGTCTATCAGGAGTTCTTAGGGGAGCGCGGTGAACTGCTCGTCAACGACGAGCGGGGACCCGATACCGATCCATGGTTGCTCCATGCAGAAGGCTTCGAACCCATCCTTGACACTGTGGTGCAGCGTGAGCAGTGCCTGTGGGGTCTTCCCGCCAATTTCCATGCGTTCTTCACCGGCATGGTGGCGGATACCTCCGAGACTGACCTCGATGAATTGCGTACGCAGATCGCGACTGCCGGGTACGAGACGACACCCAACGGTGACATCGAGACATTCACGCATCAAGAGGAGAGCG
Coding sequences:
- a CDS encoding ABC transporter ATP-binding protein, with product MDTAQRAVGVQLTNVSKSFGPAGDRTLVLDDINLSITMGEFVTVIGPSGSGKSTLLKTVAGLLPIDSGTVMVEGMTVDAATKNKMVGLVPQSPALLPWRTVLDNVRLPLTVNPRGNTNRVLLDPQQILESFGLGSELSKYPGQLSGGMQQRVAIARAFVFNPSVLLMDEPFSALDEMNREQQRVGLLDFWQSNRKAVLFVTHSVPEAIMLSDRIVVMGGAPGHIAEIVSVDLPRPRGIDVYESAAFRELEDRLRHTLRNVRGAARG
- a CDS encoding ABC transporter permease gives rise to the protein MAKRQNRAGGRLKWLPATITFLIAAVLWQVTALANPFVIPTLDQIGLSLVTDADTYWRNSLVTGLEVVIGASAGILLGFLVAIIMAEFRLMERAVMPLVVVVMVTPIVALAPALVVAFGFGIMPKFVVTALVVFFPMLINSLAGLRDVDDQALDVMKTLHASRWEIFRDLRFTGSLPYVFAGLRIALPLAVVGASVAEFVAAGQQAGLGSLVTIAAAQANLPVTWASITLLCVMGVILISTLAFVRTRVLWWNDGAAKDL
- the dcd gene encoding dCTP deaminase gives rise to the protein MLLSDRDIRAELATGRIGLDPLDLDMVQPSSVDVRLDRFFRLFDNHKYPFIDPAVDQPDLTHLMEVDADQPFILHPGEFVLGSTFELVTLPDDVAARLEGKSSLGRLGLLTHSTAGFVDPGFSGHVTLELSNVATLPIKLWPGMKIGQLCFIRTSSPVESPYGSGQYGSRYQGQRGPTASRSFQNFHRTDVRANDAGSLGG